In Bacillus sp. KH172YL63, one genomic interval encodes:
- a CDS encoding 3-ketoacyl-ACP reductase, which translates to MAQSISGKTAYITGGARGIGRATALELAREGVHVGLIARTESTLEKVAEEAKSLGVNASVAVADISSMEQVDQAIVKLNNELGPADILINNAGIGTYGSFLDIDPEDWKRTFEVNVFGTYYVTRAVLPQLIEKNRGDIINISSSSGLKGTAKSTAYSGSKFAVQGMTEALMQEVRQHNIRVMTLNPSLVATDLTFGDKLDEADKEKYMQPEDLAEHIVSQLKLHPRIFIKQSLQWATNPF; encoded by the coding sequence ATGGCACAATCAATTTCAGGAAAAACGGCTTATATTACAGGAGGTGCCCGTGGGATCGGCCGGGCCACCGCACTCGAACTTGCCCGTGAAGGCGTTCACGTCGGCTTGATCGCCCGTACAGAAAGCACACTTGAAAAAGTCGCAGAAGAAGCAAAATCCCTTGGCGTCAATGCCAGTGTTGCCGTTGCGGATATTTCCAGCATGGAACAAGTCGATCAGGCCATCGTCAAACTGAACAACGAACTCGGTCCAGCCGACATCCTCATCAATAATGCTGGGATCGGGACGTACGGATCGTTTCTCGACATTGATCCCGAGGACTGGAAACGGACCTTTGAAGTCAACGTGTTCGGCACCTACTATGTGACCCGCGCCGTCCTTCCCCAGCTGATTGAAAAGAACCGGGGAGATATCATCAACATCTCATCAAGCAGCGGACTGAAAGGCACAGCCAAAAGCACGGCATACAGCGGCTCGAAGTTTGCCGTTCAAGGCATGACAGAAGCACTCATGCAGGAAGTGCGGCAGCACAACATACGGGTGATGACCCTGAACCCGAGCCTCGTTGCAACAGACCTCACCTTTGGGGATAAGCTGGACGAAGCGGATAAAGAGAAATACATGCAGCCGGAAGATTTGGCAGAGCATATCGTCTCACAGCTGAAATTACATCCACGCATATTCATCAAACAGTCCCTTCAGTGGGCGACGAATCCTTTTTAA
- a CDS encoding cytochrome ubiquinol oxidase subunit I translates to MEDLLIARSMFGITMGFHIIFATLGVGIPLMILVAEIMFQRTNDLDYSVMAKRWTKAFAVLLGVGIPTGTIAGVQLSLLWPGFMEVIGRVMALPFQIEIYAFFVEALFMSIYVYAANRIAPWMRIVSLILVAIGGLASAVLITNVHAFEGTPAGFEIINGEITNVDPWKAFFNPSFFVTAGHVALSAYVAGSFTIATVSAFKMLRSSFGSRVYHFHRKSLMICLLVGGVFAFFTAINGHESAQMLHEYQPEKLAAAEGLFETQDHAPLSIGGFTDPIEQEVKWGIEIPWALSFLAGNSFDTEVVGLNDFPEEYWPPLFVHTLFNGMVGIGSLLILLSLIAYVWNKLLKKDRFPTWLMWAFVGGGPLSILAIEFGWIFACTGRQPWTIYRILSTEDSVTTSGNLATLFGLFVSVYAILAVSVVLVLLYYFKRNPPEKDISKAEQKGKDIPLST, encoded by the coding sequence ATGGAAGATCTGTTAATTGCCCGATCCATGTTTGGGATCACGATGGGGTTTCACATCATTTTTGCCACACTTGGGGTGGGCATTCCACTGATGATATTAGTTGCAGAGATCATGTTCCAGCGGACGAATGACCTGGATTATTCTGTGATGGCGAAGAGGTGGACCAAGGCTTTCGCGGTCCTGTTGGGAGTCGGGATCCCGACAGGGACGATTGCCGGTGTCCAGCTTTCATTGTTATGGCCGGGGTTCATGGAGGTCATCGGCCGTGTGATGGCACTGCCGTTTCAAATCGAAATTTATGCGTTCTTCGTGGAAGCGTTGTTTATGTCGATTTACGTTTATGCCGCGAACCGCATCGCTCCGTGGATGCGGATTGTGAGTCTGATCCTCGTTGCAATCGGCGGACTTGCTTCAGCTGTCCTGATTACGAATGTCCATGCGTTCGAAGGGACGCCTGCCGGTTTTGAAATTATCAACGGTGAGATTACCAATGTTGATCCGTGGAAGGCTTTCTTCAATCCAAGCTTTTTCGTCACTGCCGGGCATGTGGCTTTATCCGCTTATGTTGCAGGCTCTTTCACGATTGCGACCGTGTCCGCTTTTAAAATGCTTCGATCATCGTTCGGGTCAAGGGTCTATCACTTTCACCGGAAATCGCTCATGATCTGTTTATTGGTCGGCGGGGTGTTCGCCTTCTTCACGGCGATCAACGGCCATGAATCTGCCCAGATGCTCCATGAGTACCAACCAGAGAAGCTCGCCGCAGCAGAAGGTCTGTTTGAAACCCAGGACCATGCCCCTCTATCAATCGGAGGCTTTACCGATCCGATTGAACAAGAGGTGAAATGGGGAATCGAAATCCCCTGGGCACTCAGCTTCCTTGCAGGCAACAGCTTCGATACTGAAGTCGTCGGATTGAATGACTTTCCGGAAGAATACTGGCCGCCGCTGTTTGTTCATACATTATTCAACGGGATGGTGGGCATCGGATCGCTTCTCATCCTCCTTTCACTCATCGCCTATGTGTGGAACAAATTACTGAAAAAAGACCGGTTCCCAACCTGGTTGATGTGGGCATTTGTCGGAGGTGGTCCCCTGTCGATCTTGGCGATAGAATTCGGATGGATCTTCGCCTGCACCGGACGGCAGCCGTGGACGATTTACCGGATCCTCAGCACCGAGGACTCGGTCACCACTTCAGGCAATCTGGCAACGCTATTCGGACTGTTCGTCTCGGTTTATGCGATACTCGCAGTCTCGGTTGTCCTCGTGCTCCTATATTATTTCAAACGGAATCCGCCTGAAAAAGATATCAGCAAGGCAGAACAAAAAGGGAAAGATATTCCCCTTTCCACATAG
- a CDS encoding cytochrome d ubiquinol oxidase subunit II encodes MTQALIAITILWGFVFIYAVMATMDFGAGFWSMVYINHDKTKATNIANRYLSPTWEVTNTFIVALVVAVYSMFPGAAYSLGTVLLVPGSLILLLLALRSAFLVFSHVADDYRKPLTYVTGITGLLIPGLLISVLPISHGPYIDFENGQTLLLGKLFSSPHEYAFFGFAVASTLFLSSLLLADYSKASKEFESFKVYRRDAMITGPISVVMAFLIMFTMKNEAPWIYERMMEEQALLWVSLLGFLAAGAALFLPTNKEGMKGMPRVAVIAVTFQYVLASYVYGKAHLPYIIYPEVTIQSGFTDPNSFKAVFITYIVGFIILFPGFVYFWSLFMNDKRYLRQKS; translated from the coding sequence ATGACTCAAGCTTTGATTGCGATCACAATCTTATGGGGTTTCGTGTTTATTTATGCGGTCATGGCAACGATGGATTTCGGCGCAGGCTTCTGGTCGATGGTCTATATCAACCATGACAAAACGAAAGCTACCAATATTGCCAACCGCTATCTCTCCCCGACATGGGAAGTGACCAATACATTCATCGTCGCCCTAGTCGTAGCCGTATACAGCATGTTTCCAGGCGCGGCATATTCTTTGGGTACTGTCCTGCTCGTCCCTGGCAGTCTGATTTTACTGCTTCTCGCCCTGCGGAGTGCGTTCCTTGTATTCTCCCATGTGGCAGATGATTACCGGAAGCCGCTGACTTACGTGACGGGAATCACCGGTCTTTTGATCCCGGGCCTGCTCATCAGCGTCCTTCCCATTTCACATGGTCCTTACATTGACTTTGAAAACGGGCAAACCCTTCTTCTTGGAAAATTGTTTTCGAGTCCCCATGAATATGCATTCTTTGGCTTCGCGGTTGCAAGTACATTGTTCCTGTCGTCCCTGCTGCTCGCCGATTATTCCAAGGCGTCAAAGGAGTTTGAATCCTTTAAAGTATACCGGCGTGATGCGATGATCACCGGCCCGATTTCCGTTGTCATGGCGTTTCTCATCATGTTCACGATGAAAAACGAGGCGCCTTGGATATACGAGCGGATGATGGAAGAACAAGCACTATTATGGGTTTCACTGCTCGGTTTCCTTGCAGCAGGTGCGGCATTGTTTCTGCCGACGAATAAAGAAGGCATGAAAGGGATGCCCCGGGTGGCGGTCATCGCTGTCACCTTTCAATATGTTCTCGCAAGCTATGTATACGGAAAAGCCCACCTGCCCTATATCATATACCCTGAAGTCACGATACAATCTGGGTTCACTGATCCCAATTCATTCAAGGCCGTTTTCATCACCTATATCGTCGGGTTCATCATCCTCTTCCCGGGCTTTGTCTACTTTTGGAGTTTATTTATGAACGACAAACGATATTTAAGGCAGAAAAGTTAG
- a CDS encoding VOC family protein, whose product MKLGAFSISLTVKNINKSKEFYEKLGFETLGGDLSQKWLIMKNESTVIGLFEGMFEKNLLTFNPGWNQNAENLDSFTDIRILQKQLKEQGIKIVSEADESSEGPASFTIEDPDGNPILIDQHR is encoded by the coding sequence ATGAAACTAGGTGCATTTTCTATAAGTTTAACTGTGAAAAATATCAATAAGTCGAAAGAATTTTATGAAAAACTTGGATTTGAAACACTAGGTGGCGACCTGTCCCAAAAATGGCTGATCATGAAAAATGAAAGTACTGTCATTGGTCTTTTTGAAGGAATGTTCGAAAAGAACCTTCTGACATTTAATCCTGGTTGGAATCAAAATGCCGAAAATCTCGATTCTTTTACAGATATTCGAATCCTTCAAAAGCAACTGAAAGAACAAGGAATAAAAATAGTGTCTGAAGCAGATGAGTCCAGCGAAGGTCCTGCAAGCTTCACGATTGAAGATCCTGATGGTAATCCGATTCTTATAGATCAACACAGATGA
- a CDS encoding helix-turn-helix domain-containing protein, with protein sequence MIFGEKLKSERKVRGWSQEELAEKLYVSRQSVSKWETGQNYPGIETIINVSDLFDVTIDELLRSDMELKEKVIKDSKQLTHPKLKLMFEFLFLIGIAFLLIKIVFFLITKFTALEFTLIGNSFVWNFGPLILMIVGGVGTDILKDKYREN encoded by the coding sequence ATGATTTTTGGAGAAAAATTAAAGAGTGAGAGAAAGGTCAGGGGCTGGTCCCAAGAAGAATTAGCTGAAAAACTTTATGTCAGTCGTCAGTCGGTTTCAAAGTGGGAGACTGGTCAGAATTATCCTGGTATTGAAACCATCATTAACGTAAGTGATCTCTTTGATGTGACAATCGATGAGTTGTTAAGGAGTGATATGGAATTGAAGGAGAAAGTAATCAAAGATAGTAAGCAATTGACACATCCAAAACTAAAATTAATGTTTGAATTTTTATTTTTAATAGGTATTGCTTTCTTGTTGATTAAGATAGTCTTTTTTCTTATAACTAAATTTACTGCTTTAGAGTTCACTCTGATTGGAAATTCGTTTGTTTGGAATTTTGGACCGTTAATTTTAATGATAGTTGGTGGAGTAGGTACGGATATTTTAAAAGATAAATATAGAGAAAATTAA
- the menC gene encoding o-succinylbenzoate synthase: MRIKSITLHVMSMPLKKPFVTHLQTVSEREGIIVEVRDAEGMTGLGEGVAFSTPWYTEETVKTSYHMLKDVLIPLLYSKPFLHPEEIGKRFEAVRGNAMAKAALEMALWDLYARQQHVPLWKLIGGTRTDILAGAVVGAGSLKEMITQAEELVEEGYERIKLKISPGSDIEIVKGMRAHFPTLSLMADANSAYTLEDTSRLQTLDEYNLEMIEQPLGIDDLVEHSLLQREMSTPICLDESIVTPHDMKSAILLGSCGVVNIKLGRVGGYTNGLDIYRLCRENSIRVWCGGMIEFGVSRAHNLALATLEGFSIPGDISSSSKYWEEDIISFPIVVRDGVAKRLDDPGIGVELNKKRLSEVTIVRENFNQ, encoded by the coding sequence ATGCGAATTAAATCAATCACGCTCCATGTCATGTCCATGCCTCTAAAGAAGCCGTTTGTCACTCACCTGCAAACCGTTTCGGAACGGGAAGGGATCATCGTCGAGGTGCGGGACGCCGAAGGAATGACCGGACTCGGTGAAGGCGTCGCCTTTTCCACCCCCTGGTACACGGAGGAGACGGTCAAAACGTCCTATCATATGCTGAAGGATGTGCTGATTCCCCTGTTGTACAGCAAACCATTTCTTCACCCCGAAGAAATCGGGAAGCGTTTTGAAGCCGTCCGCGGAAATGCGATGGCGAAGGCTGCACTCGAAATGGCACTGTGGGACTTATATGCCAGGCAGCAGCACGTTCCCCTCTGGAAGCTGATAGGTGGTACGCGGACAGACATTCTGGCAGGGGCAGTTGTCGGAGCCGGTTCCCTTAAGGAAATGATCACCCAGGCTGAAGAGCTGGTGGAAGAAGGATATGAGCGGATCAAGCTGAAAATCTCACCTGGCTCAGATATAGAAATTGTAAAAGGGATGCGGGCACATTTTCCGACACTCTCACTTATGGCAGATGCCAACTCAGCCTATACGCTTGAAGACACTTCCCGTCTCCAGACATTGGACGAATACAATCTGGAGATGATTGAACAGCCCCTTGGCATCGACGATCTGGTCGAGCATTCCCTTTTGCAAAGGGAGATGTCAACCCCGATTTGTTTGGATGAAAGCATCGTGACCCCTCATGACATGAAAAGTGCGATCCTCCTCGGAAGCTGCGGAGTAGTCAACATCAAGCTTGGAAGAGTCGGCGGCTATACGAACGGATTGGACATATACAGGTTGTGCCGGGAGAACTCCATCCGCGTATGGTGCGGGGGCATGATTGAATTTGGGGTGTCCCGGGCTCATAATCTGGCTCTTGCCACTCTTGAAGGATTCTCGATTCCCGGGGATATTTCGTCCTCTTCGAAGTACTGGGAAGAGGACATTATCTCTTTTCCGATTGTTGTTAGGGATGGTGTGGCCAAACGTTTAGATGATCCTGGAATAGGTGTCGAGTTGAATAAGAAACGGTTGAGTGAAGTGACAATAGTGAGGGAAAATTTTAACCAATAA